Proteins from one Triticum aestivum cultivar Chinese Spring chromosome 7A, IWGSC CS RefSeq v2.1, whole genome shotgun sequence genomic window:
- the LOC123154368 gene encoding protein FAR1-RELATED SEQUENCE 6: MGALEKTIRGFVERKGDEVVKLKLGTTFDLLTEAYDFYNLYSWEHGFGIRYGKSRLNPDKRKTMQEIVCGCSGKPFRENARSCRCECPAMIRLLRTSDNGWYITEHRVNHNHVMTLNCGEMLHWPSHKHIDGYTRDLVRNLRKNNINLSKVYNIIGGFFGVRNLNAISHVISTISPSIPYPYLSLSLVTG; encoded by the exons ATGGGAGCACTCGAGAAGACTATCAGGGGCTTTGTCGAAAGGAAGGGTGATGAAGTAGTGAAGCTGAAGCTAGGGACAACATTTGACTTACTGACGGAGGCCTAtgatttctacaatttatattcatGGGAACATGGCTTCGGAATTAGATACGGCAAAAGCCGGCTGAATCCTGATAAGAGGAAGACTATGCAGGAGATTGTCTGCGGGTGCTCG GGGAAACCCTTCCGCGAGAATGCCAGATCTTGTAGATGCGAGTGCCCTGCAATGATTAGGCTGTTGAGGACATCTGACAATGGGTGGTACATCACGGAGCATCGAGTAAATCATAACCATGTGATGACGCTGAATTGTGGTGAAATGCTGCACTGGCCATCTCACAAGCACATCGACGGCTACACTAGAGACCTTGTTAGGAACCTAAGGAAGAACAACATCAACCTGAGCAAGGTGTATAACATCATCGGAGGATTCTTTGGTGTTCGAAATTTGAATGCTATAAGCCATGTAATCTCAACTATCTCTCCCTCTATCCCGTATCCTTATCTGTCTCTTTCTCTTGTAACGGGATGA